One genomic window of Struthio camelus isolate bStrCam1 chromosome 1, bStrCam1.hap1, whole genome shotgun sequence includes the following:
- the CCT8 gene encoding T-complex protein 1 subunit theta isoform X2, protein MALHVPKAPGFAQMLKEGAKHYSGLEEAVYRNIQACKELAQTTRTAYGPNGMNKMVINHLEKLFVTNDAATILRELEVQHPAAKMIVMASHMQEQEVGDGTNFVLVFAGVLLELAEDLLRMGLSVSEVIEGYEKACKKALEILPDLVCCSAKNLRDVEEVASLLHTSVMSKQYGNENFLAKLIAQACVSILPDSGHFNVDNIRVCKIVGAGISASSVLHGMVFKKETEGDVTSVKDAKIAVYSCPFDGMITETKGTVLIKNAEELMNFSKGEENLMDLQVKAIADTGANVIVTGGKVADMALHYANKYNLMLVRLNSKWDLRRLCKTVGATALPRLTPPTLEEMGRCDSVYLSEVGDTQVVVFKHEKEDGAISTILIRGSTDNLMDDIERAVDDGVNTFKVLTRDKRLVPGGGATEIELAKQITSYGETCPGLDQYAIKKFAEAFEAIPRALAENSGVKANEVISKLYAVHQEGNKNVGFDIEAEAAAVKDMLEAGVLDTYLGKSWGIKLATNAAVTVLRVDQIIMAKPAGGPKPPSGKKDWDEDQND, encoded by the exons ATGGCGCTGCACGTCCCCAAGGCCCCGGGCTTCGCCCAGATGCTCAAGGaaggggcgaag CATTATTCAGGACTTGAAGAAGCTGTTTACAGGAACATCCAGGCATGCAAAGAACTTGCTCAAACCACCCGTACAGCTTATGGACCAAATG gAATGAACAAAATGGTTATCAACCACCTGGAGAAGCTTTTTGTTACAAATGATGCTGCCACTATCTTGAGAGAGCTGGAG GTTCAGCATCCTGCTGCAAAAATGATTGTGATGGCTTCCCACATGCAAGAGCAAGAAGTTGGAGATGGTACAAACTTTGTCCTTGTTTTTGCTGGAGTCCTTCTGGAGTTAGCAGAGGACCTTCTGAGAATGGGATTATCAGTCTCGGAG GTGATTGAAGGATATGAAAAAGCTTGCAAGAAAGCGCTAGAAATTCTTCCTGACTTGGTGTGCTGTTCTGCAAAGAACCTTCGAGATGTTGAAGAAGTAGCTTCTTTGTTGCATACTTCAGTGATGAGTAAACAGTATGGCAATGAAAATTTTCTGGCAAAGCTTATTGCGCAGGCCTGTG TTTCTATTCTCCCTGATTCTGGTCATTTCAACGTTGACAATATCAGAGTGTGCAAAATTGTG GGGGCTGGCATCTCTGCTTCATCCGTACTGCATGGcatggtttttaaaaaagaaacggAAGGAGATGTTACCTCTGTTAAAGACGCAAAGATAGCTGTGTATTCTTGCCCTTTTGATGGTATGATAACTGAAACTAAG GGCACTGTACTTataaaaaatgctgaagaactgATGAATTTCAgtaagggagaagaaaatctgaTGGACTTGCAAGTCAAAGCTATTGCTGATACCGGTGCAAATGTAATAGTAACAGGTGGCAAAGTGGCAGACATGGCACTTCATTATGCCAACAAATACAATCTTATGTTAGTCAG gttgaACTCAAAATGGGATCTGAGGAGACTATGTAAAACTGTTGGTGCAACAGCCCTACCCAGACTG actcCCCCTACTCTAGAAGAAATGGGTCGCTGTGATAGCGTATATTTATCAGAGGTTGGGGATACGCAAGTTGTTGTGTTTAAGCATG AAAAGGAGGATGGTGCCATATCTACCATACTCATTCGTGGATCTACAGACAATCTGATGGATGATAtagagagagcagtggatgatgGTGTAAATACTTTCAAAGTACTCACAAGG GATAAGCGTCTTGTTCCTGGAGGTGGTGCAACAGAGATCGAGTTAGCCAAACAGATCACATCTTATGGAGAG ACATGTCCTGGGCTCGACCAATATGCCATCAAGAAGTTTGCTGAGGCATTTGAAGCCATTCCTCGAGCATTGGCAGAAAACTCTGGAGTAAAGGCTAATGAAGTCATCTCCAAACTTTATGCAGTGCATCAAGAAGGCAACAAAAATGTTGGATTTGATATTGAG gctgaagctgctgctgtgaAGGATATGCTGGAAGCTGGTGTATTAGACACATACCTTGGAAAATCTTGGGGGATCAAGCTGGCTACAAATGCTGCAGTGACTGTTCTAAGGGTGGATCAG ATCATCATGGCAAAACCAGCTGGTGGTCCTAAGCCTCCATCGGGAAAGAAAGACTGGGATGAAGACCAAAACGACTGA
- the CCT8 gene encoding T-complex protein 1 subunit theta isoform X3 → MALHVPKAPGFAQMLKEGAKHYSGLEEAVYRNIQACKELAQTTRTAYGPNGMNKMVINHLEKLFVTNDAATILRELEVQHPAAKMIVMASHMQEQEVGDGTNFVLVFAGVLLELAEDLLRMGLSVSEVIEGYEKACKKALEILPDLVCCSAKNLRDVEEVASLLHTSVMSKQYGNENFLAKLIAQACVSILPDSGHFNVDNIRVCKIVGAGISASSVLHGMVFKKETEGDVTSVKDAKIAVYSCPFDGMITETKGTVLIKNAEELMNFSKGEENLMDLQVKAIADTGANVIVTGGKVADMALHYANKYNLMLVRLNSKWDLRRLCKTVGATALPRLTPPTLEEMGRCDSVYLSEVGDTQVVVFKHEKEDGAISTILIRGSTDNLMDDIERAVDDGVNTFKVLTRDKRLVPGGGATEIELAKQITSYGETCPGLDQYAIKKFAEAFEAIPRALAENSGVKANEVISKLYAVHQEGNKNVGFDIEAEAAAVKDMLEAGVLDTYLGKSWGIKLATNAAVTVLRVDQIIMAKTAGGPKTPKQQGHWDKDDWKDEPEK, encoded by the exons ATGGCGCTGCACGTCCCCAAGGCCCCGGGCTTCGCCCAGATGCTCAAGGaaggggcgaag CATTATTCAGGACTTGAAGAAGCTGTTTACAGGAACATCCAGGCATGCAAAGAACTTGCTCAAACCACCCGTACAGCTTATGGACCAAATG gAATGAACAAAATGGTTATCAACCACCTGGAGAAGCTTTTTGTTACAAATGATGCTGCCACTATCTTGAGAGAGCTGGAG GTTCAGCATCCTGCTGCAAAAATGATTGTGATGGCTTCCCACATGCAAGAGCAAGAAGTTGGAGATGGTACAAACTTTGTCCTTGTTTTTGCTGGAGTCCTTCTGGAGTTAGCAGAGGACCTTCTGAGAATGGGATTATCAGTCTCGGAG GTGATTGAAGGATATGAAAAAGCTTGCAAGAAAGCGCTAGAAATTCTTCCTGACTTGGTGTGCTGTTCTGCAAAGAACCTTCGAGATGTTGAAGAAGTAGCTTCTTTGTTGCATACTTCAGTGATGAGTAAACAGTATGGCAATGAAAATTTTCTGGCAAAGCTTATTGCGCAGGCCTGTG TTTCTATTCTCCCTGATTCTGGTCATTTCAACGTTGACAATATCAGAGTGTGCAAAATTGTG GGGGCTGGCATCTCTGCTTCATCCGTACTGCATGGcatggtttttaaaaaagaaacggAAGGAGATGTTACCTCTGTTAAAGACGCAAAGATAGCTGTGTATTCTTGCCCTTTTGATGGTATGATAACTGAAACTAAG GGCACTGTACTTataaaaaatgctgaagaactgATGAATTTCAgtaagggagaagaaaatctgaTGGACTTGCAAGTCAAAGCTATTGCTGATACCGGTGCAAATGTAATAGTAACAGGTGGCAAAGTGGCAGACATGGCACTTCATTATGCCAACAAATACAATCTTATGTTAGTCAG gttgaACTCAAAATGGGATCTGAGGAGACTATGTAAAACTGTTGGTGCAACAGCCCTACCCAGACTG actcCCCCTACTCTAGAAGAAATGGGTCGCTGTGATAGCGTATATTTATCAGAGGTTGGGGATACGCAAGTTGTTGTGTTTAAGCATG AAAAGGAGGATGGTGCCATATCTACCATACTCATTCGTGGATCTACAGACAATCTGATGGATGATAtagagagagcagtggatgatgGTGTAAATACTTTCAAAGTACTCACAAGG GATAAGCGTCTTGTTCCTGGAGGTGGTGCAACAGAGATCGAGTTAGCCAAACAGATCACATCTTATGGAGAG ACATGTCCTGGGCTCGACCAATATGCCATCAAGAAGTTTGCTGAGGCATTTGAAGCCATTCCTCGAGCATTGGCAGAAAACTCTGGAGTAAAGGCTAATGAAGTCATCTCCAAACTTTATGCAGTGCATCAAGAAGGCAACAAAAATGTTGGATTTGATATTGAG gctgaagctgctgctgtgaAGGATATGCTGGAAGCTGGTGTATTAGACACATACCTTGGAAAATCTTGGGGGATCAAGCTGGCTACAAATGCTGCAGTGACTGTTCTAAGGGTGGATCAG ATTATTATGGCAAAAACAGCAGGCGGTCCAAAAACCCCTAAACAACAAGGACATTGGGATAAAGATGACTGGAAAGATGAACCTGAAAAATA A
- the CCT8 gene encoding T-complex protein 1 subunit theta isoform X1 has protein sequence MALHVPKAPGFAQMLKEGAKHYSGLEEAVYRNIQACKELAQTTRTAYGPNGMNKMVINHLEKLFVTNDAATILRELEVQHPAAKMIVMASHMQEQEVGDGTNFVLVFAGVLLELAEDLLRMGLSVSEVIEGYEKACKKALEILPDLVCCSAKNLRDVEEVASLLHTSVMSKQYGNENFLAKLIAQACVSILPDSGHFNVDNIRVCKIVGAGISASSVLHGMVFKKETEGDVTSVKDAKIAVYSCPFDGMITETKGTVLIKNAEELMNFSKGEENLMDLQVKAIADTGANVIVTGGKVADMALHYANKYNLMLVRLNSKWDLRRLCKTVGATALPRLTPPTLEEMGRCDSVYLSEVGDTQVVVFKHEKEDGAISTILIRGSTDNLMDDIERAVDDGVNTFKVLTRDKRLVPGGGATEIELAKQITSYGETCPGLDQYAIKKFAEAFEAIPRALAENSGVKANEVISKLYAVHQEGNKNVGFDIEAEAAAVKDMLEAGVLDTYLGKSWGIKLATNAAVTVLRVDQIIMAKTAGGPKTPKQQGHWDKDDWKDEPEK, from the exons ATGGCGCTGCACGTCCCCAAGGCCCCGGGCTTCGCCCAGATGCTCAAGGaaggggcgaag CATTATTCAGGACTTGAAGAAGCTGTTTACAGGAACATCCAGGCATGCAAAGAACTTGCTCAAACCACCCGTACAGCTTATGGACCAAATG gAATGAACAAAATGGTTATCAACCACCTGGAGAAGCTTTTTGTTACAAATGATGCTGCCACTATCTTGAGAGAGCTGGAG GTTCAGCATCCTGCTGCAAAAATGATTGTGATGGCTTCCCACATGCAAGAGCAAGAAGTTGGAGATGGTACAAACTTTGTCCTTGTTTTTGCTGGAGTCCTTCTGGAGTTAGCAGAGGACCTTCTGAGAATGGGATTATCAGTCTCGGAG GTGATTGAAGGATATGAAAAAGCTTGCAAGAAAGCGCTAGAAATTCTTCCTGACTTGGTGTGCTGTTCTGCAAAGAACCTTCGAGATGTTGAAGAAGTAGCTTCTTTGTTGCATACTTCAGTGATGAGTAAACAGTATGGCAATGAAAATTTTCTGGCAAAGCTTATTGCGCAGGCCTGTG TTTCTATTCTCCCTGATTCTGGTCATTTCAACGTTGACAATATCAGAGTGTGCAAAATTGTG GGGGCTGGCATCTCTGCTTCATCCGTACTGCATGGcatggtttttaaaaaagaaacggAAGGAGATGTTACCTCTGTTAAAGACGCAAAGATAGCTGTGTATTCTTGCCCTTTTGATGGTATGATAACTGAAACTAAG GGCACTGTACTTataaaaaatgctgaagaactgATGAATTTCAgtaagggagaagaaaatctgaTGGACTTGCAAGTCAAAGCTATTGCTGATACCGGTGCAAATGTAATAGTAACAGGTGGCAAAGTGGCAGACATGGCACTTCATTATGCCAACAAATACAATCTTATGTTAGTCAG gttgaACTCAAAATGGGATCTGAGGAGACTATGTAAAACTGTTGGTGCAACAGCCCTACCCAGACTG actcCCCCTACTCTAGAAGAAATGGGTCGCTGTGATAGCGTATATTTATCAGAGGTTGGGGATACGCAAGTTGTTGTGTTTAAGCATG AAAAGGAGGATGGTGCCATATCTACCATACTCATTCGTGGATCTACAGACAATCTGATGGATGATAtagagagagcagtggatgatgGTGTAAATACTTTCAAAGTACTCACAAGG GATAAGCGTCTTGTTCCTGGAGGTGGTGCAACAGAGATCGAGTTAGCCAAACAGATCACATCTTATGGAGAG ACATGTCCTGGGCTCGACCAATATGCCATCAAGAAGTTTGCTGAGGCATTTGAAGCCATTCCTCGAGCATTGGCAGAAAACTCTGGAGTAAAGGCTAATGAAGTCATCTCCAAACTTTATGCAGTGCATCAAGAAGGCAACAAAAATGTTGGATTTGATATTGAG gctgaagctgctgctgtgaAGGATATGCTGGAAGCTGGTGTATTAGACACATACCTTGGAAAATCTTGGGGGATCAAGCTGGCTACAAATGCTGCAGTGACTGTTCTAAGGGTGGATCAG ATTATTATGGCAAAAACAGCAGGCGGTCCAAAAACCCCTAAACAACAAGGACATTGGGATAAAGATGACTGGAAAGATGAACCTGAAAAATAG